A section of the Desulfuribacillus stibiiarsenatis genome encodes:
- a CDS encoding ABC-three component system middle component 1: MNFDKYNEGTSSLSCEDNCGWFHKVSCWVGKEYGYNIYVFQVIVENENDLEKYYEAIAATIATDFQSRLEKSIEKWNVYLVFCCKEKISMKLKGEIEQDKYSTRKLVWDSMGESEIREKRYLKNRLFNLNIYVDDNNTSDNISLLEKIRSINLDLYQAIKNPEKETSQQLAIYLGGNSSEQED, from the coding sequence ATGAATTTTGATAAATATAATGAAGGGACATCATCTCTATCTTGTGAAGACAATTGTGGTTGGTTCCATAAAGTAAGCTGTTGGGTTGGAAAGGAATATGGTTACAATATTTATGTTTTTCAAGTAATAGTAGAAAATGAAAACGACTTAGAGAAATATTATGAAGCAATTGCAGCAACAATAGCTACAGATTTTCAAAGCAGATTAGAAAAAAGCATCGAAAAGTGGAATGTATATTTGGTCTTTTGTTGTAAGGAAAAGATATCTATGAAACTAAAAGGCGAAATTGAGCAAGATAAGTATTCAACGCGGAAATTGGTCTGGGATTCAATGGGGGAAAGTGAGATTAGAGAGAAAAGATATTTAAAAAATCGTTTATTTAATTTGAATATCTACGTTGATGACAATAATACAAGTGATAATATTTCGCTATTAGAAAAAATAAGAAGTATAAATTTGGATTTGTATCAGGCAATAAAAAATCCAGAAAAAGAAACAAGTCAGCAATTAGCGATTTATTTAGGAGGAAACTCAAGTGAACAAGAAGATTAA